CACGCTCTCTGAAATACGGTTATCATTTCCAATGTGAGTAACATCTAAAATATACTCGCTGTATGTAATTCACTCAACGTTTCTCATTTTGAAGAGTGGAGGGCAGCTGAAGGAATGCTTTATGCACTTTAAACAAAAGGGATTTGTCAGTATAATCTGTATAAGGAATATATATTGTAAAATGATAGATGAAATAAACTATTTAATGCAGACAATGTCCATCTATGATCATTTATCATGTTAATATAAAGTTCAAGCATTTTGTCCTCACTTGCTGTAAAGAAACGTACCTTAAAAAGTAATAGAACAATGTAAattactccattacaagtaaaacaTTGTAGgatgacaagccagacccacatcaagatgaccctggctgcaaattacatttgctgccgctccggtgcgtctagatttctaggctaaaaaCATTGAACATCTTAATTAAAAGTACAGCAGTAATAGCTGAATATACTTatatttcaaagtaaaagtactcatctTGGAGAAAAATGTCCCCTGTGACCgatttattattatgtatttgaTTGTTCATGTGCACCAATGCCTGAGcaacattttactgttgtagctgcTCAAGATGGAGCTAGTTTCAACTGTATAACATAGTTCAGTCCAGTTGTTCCAACCTGGGGGTccaaatctgcaaagtaactaaagttctCACACAAATGAGTAAAAAGCACAGTGTTTCCTCTTTGAATTGAagtgaagtaaaagtataaagttgcagaaaacagaaatagtaaagtacaagtagcctACCTTAAAAGTGTAACTCTCCATCACTGCTCGGAACATTTCGCTGGTTGAACTGTCAACAACTTCCGAACTAGACTCTTGGGGGTTTTTTTTGTAAGGGACCAGAAGCCAAAAAGGTTGCGAACCACAGGTTTaatctttaaagctttagtgcataatgTTTTGATATGAACGTCCATCAAAGCTTATCAAGACTTATCAGCTCCACATAACTCTCTCATTTCCTATTATAAGCATATCATAGGTTTATTATGTAAtatcttaatctgaaaagtaactacatctgtcagataaatgtaggggagtaaaaagtacaatattcccATCTGAAGTGTGATGTAGATGtctagaagtagaaagtagcattACATGGAAATACTCAGCCTCAAAATGTTACTTgctttccaccactggtagcGAGGAGAGTTCAACAACAAGGGAAAAGAcccaaatgcagaaaatccagtTCCAGTTCAGTGAtttattgaaaaagtaaaaatacaaacgCTTACTGGCACGGGTAGCAAGTCTAAACAAAAGTAACTGAGAATCCACAACAGGCAGAAACAGATTAGAGATTGGTGTTCACGGTTCAGATTTACTGGTTCAGGTGGCTGCAATACTCTGGCATGAAGCAACATGACAATCTGACAACTgactgggggggaaaaaaagaggctCTGGGACATGTACTGACATGGTGATTGGGAAATGGGACACAGGTGTGCAGGAGGATGTGTGCGTCAGGTGACCAGGATGAGGAAAGTCCGAGGGCATCTAGTGGACAGGTGGAAATTGGCAATAAAGCTTAATAGAGGGGAAGgcttggggaggggggggagtgGCTGGAAGTATGGACAGAGAAGCAgaatgtgcaaaaataaacaactGAGGCAGCTGTtgttcacatttatttttttgtgcacataAAACAACGAGCGTGTTAACTTgtgtgctgttgtttttttcatttgggAGCAGTGATGGAAATGGCTACTTGTACTTTTTCCGTATTCTGCAACTTTATTCTTCTACTTCACTTCAATTCAAAGGGGAAACACTCTGCTTTTTAGTCCTCTACATTTGTTGGATAACGTTAGTTCCTTTGAAGATTTAGACTAATGATACATTATAGTTCACATTGATGCATCAATAATCATAATACAATacatattattctgaaatgggccattctgcatattGGGTACAGTTTAATgcttaaatgtttttgtatgcaGGACATTTACTTGCGTATCACTATATTGAGGTATTACCAGTAGGTTGGGGTAGTAGTACTGAGTATTTCTTCCATCACTGCTTGGGAGCAGACAATAAAACCCTAGTGTAATGTTTACTGAAAACAAACTACCTTTCCATACTGGTGACTTTTTACATCTTAGAAAATGTATTATGAGTTATATGAAAAGCCTCAAGTAATGCACTAACACATCATAAAATGAGCTTTTTTATTCTACATCAATAATCTGAAATGTATTTACCACTGAACAGATAAACTTGATGCAATTTTGAATATTTACTGTACTGCAGTGCAGTTTCCTTACATGAACCACAGGGGGCAGTATGAACCTGGCTTTTGAGAGAAGATGAGCTGACCTCAGAACAACCTCACAGCTCCACAACATAAAACATACCGCTGTCGTCTcagaaatgacaacaaaaaagAGTTTCAGTGGAAACAAGAAACAGCTAAAATAAAATCCAGTACACAAGACTTTAATAGaccaataaaaacatgaaatgtgagATGTTCCAGGTTAAACTGGCAAAATACTATATGCAACATTCACAAAATATGGAAGATGTTGGCACATTTAGAGTAGGCACATGAGTTCTTACAGTATACAGGCTGCTTGTATTGTTTATTACAGTAGATATTTTATACACTTTAAACTTGAAATGTACATTTCTTTAGGCACAAATGTAAGTTTCTGATTTTATATGTAATTCCGATTTGCTTTGCCAACAATTAGACGATGCTGCTGGATGTGTAGCTTTTTGTTTTCTCAAACAGTAGACCACATTTCCCATAATCCTTTTTGTCCTGTTGcaagttttctttcttttttttatcagtattcTTTCTACGGTAAAACTTGTACAAGGTATTTTGTTTTTAGGAAAAATGTATGTACGGCTACCTGTGAGAAGACGATATCAAACACGgatgcattttaaaaaaaccTGTTATTTTGTTAAAGGAATACACTAAAATTTGTAGAAAACATGTATATACAGAACTCATCAAAACAAGGTATAACAAACTTTTCATTATTAATACTGAAATTTTAACATATCGATCAACATCCAGGCCTACCAATAACTGCAAATATATCATCTGGGATTAAAACTTTGCATTAAGAATATGTGTAAAAGAATAAAGTTGTGTTTTAGCTTACTTAAAGTGTACTTATTTATTTGATACTGCAAAACAATCAAGCAGATCTCAAGCAAAACACTGACGTCCATTGAGCGACAAGCTCTTAAAAGGAGTAGTTTATTTGCATTATTGCCGACAGTTGGCAGtggatcgataccactctcatgtctgcatGCTGTTAATATACTGCCagcagcctgttagcttagcttagcataaagactagaaacaGTTAGCCTGGTGCCGCCCAAAAGTAAAAAACCTATAAGTacatctaaagctcactaattagcCTGTCATGTTTAGTTTGttctttgtttgatttgtaCAAAACAAAGCGTAAAAACTATTTGTGATTTCATGACTATTTCTTGACTGGACACAGTGACTTTTTTAGGCAACCAGCGTTGTTAGGTGTCCGAAATGACTCCAAATTTAATATACAGTGCTCTACAtttataacctgactccgccagatggattgcttcgcatttgctcggcatatccatctgggaactttccgttggagaacttttgggaaggggcggaatactggttatttgattggatgaaccatctgtctatcacctatgttggtgatagacgggccaaatcaaccaatcagatccacgaagcgtatgaaaatacaaccacaagcccgcccctgctgctgcaggcaaagcatagctcgtaagctcagcatgcaagcaacatgtcggtaaaggatatttgccatttgtgtaacgagaatttaggaataaaagtcaccatttcaggttcccggaccatattccaaaagaaggatccaagaggaaaaaagcattagcgagcggctaacagaattagggctaccgctggctgataatactggttagctgattggataaaccatcggtctatcaccacctaacccacctcaaaaccaacgctgattggcccggtcgtttggctaacggctccaaattttctctgcctcaagatgccagactgatctgcgagtggagaactggagctcgcgagatcaggacggtctcacgaggctactacATTTACCCATCGCCATTTTATTTGAGTGTCCGAACTCTAAGTTAGTGTGATTGGAGTGCATTATGTAGTGCTCTCAAAAAACATTCCACGGTGGAACGAAAAAAAGTAGTGTCCATGGCAAGTACATTCATTTCTGCAaacaatcccacaatgcaatgtatCGCATTTCACAGAAAGTTACCGTTGAGCGACTATGCTAGAGTAGTAGTAGCTAagcagttttttgttttcttacttTCCTATGTTCCTGTATAAAATCAGTTATATACATTTGTGAACTTAATGCCAGTTACGAACATTCACTTGTATGGATCGCCATCATGTTTTTGCATTTACATTTCCCTTTTGTGCAGAAATTATTTTTCTATCTATTCTTTTCCCTCCaaataaacttagcacaaaaagtaaggaaatgtgtgtttggtagattatttctctgtggtaacgatgctttttggcaataaatcttgtaccgttggaaagcctgtttagttccctttcaaatggtgccccatttgtaaggaacatgcatttgtgggatgagcagcagcaagTATGTGGgtttgcgcccatgaaaaatgtgccaaatcttctctgccattgTCAAACAGGttattttgctgttgctattgacactttagagatgagattctgcaaccagtggcaatcccatagctccacagtctgggaccgaactctatcctccaagacGACAACGCTCGCCCCCACAAGGCAGGGTTTaatcagagactacctccagaatgtgggagtggagaggatggaatggcctaccagcagtcctgacctcaaccccattgaacacttgtgggatcagcttgggcgtgctgtttgtgccagagtgaccaacacaaccacgttggctgacttgcgacaaatgctggttgaagaatgggatgccatcccacagcagtgtgtgaccagcatgaggaggaggtgccaggctgttgtggctatGTATGGTTCTTCTACAcactactgaggctcctgtttgtgaaatgaataaattgttaaattgccaatatgtcttgtttcttcaaacttcaatcatccaatccaccaaacaccaaacgagtcaatggcagaataagctgtttggcattggcagagaagatttggcaaatttttcatgggcgcaacccacatactcagcgctgctgctcatcccacaaatgcatgttccttacaaatggggcaccatttgaaagggaactaaacaggctttccaacggtataagatttgttggcaaaaagcattgttaccacagagaaataatctaccaaacacaaatttccttactttttgtgctaagtttatgtTCCATATGTTTACTAAATTTGCTAGACTAATGCTAAAGGCATTGTTATTTAATGAGGTAAAAATGAATCCATGTGATATCTCatgcaaatataaatacagtagaAACCTGTGTGATTCCCAGTGGTTATGAGGTGTCTGCCAGGAGGGGTTAAAAAATGCAATTGTGACAAATTAAAACGTTACTGCgtcattctctttttttcccctcgaAGCAGAAATTAGCTCTTCGTTCATCAGCGTGGTCACTAGTGTGACAACTGAACACAGTGGCGTCTTTGCCAACCAATCTGTGAAACTGAGGTAAGACACTAGCAACCCTCTGGACTGCATCTGTAGTTGATATTGTTAGTGTTTTCTCTGGGAGGGAAGACGGGAGCCAATGTTCTTTTGAGCGACTTCAGAGTACAGAGTCAGAAGAGATCATGTACTGTGAGGAGGCGGTGTGTGGGAGTGCTGGCTGGTGCTGGCCTCCGCTCTGCTCTCCTCAGAGTGTTTCTCCAGCTCCTGCAGATCCTCCAGCATCTCCTCGATCAGAGGCGGCATGGAGCCCGGGATCTCCATCTTCAGAGTCACCACCCTCTCAGCTCCTGTGTACATGTTTTTCACAAAGCACACATTACTGCCAGTTTTTGTCATTATCAGATAATATGCGGCGGCATATTATCTGTTATAATATTATGTCACGctactcgtgtgtgtgtgtgtgtgtgtgtgtgtgtgtgtgtgtgtgtgtgtgtgtgtgtgtgtgtgtgatcgctcaagtttaattttattttaaaaggtgCAGTAACCGATGCTGCGcgaagattgttgatatttgaactcaactgccaaacaaatatagcctggtcctaccagactctcgtacatttcatttgtacagagtctggccactctccattgacaagtgttaacttccttgaaagcagatactctgttgaagtttaaaacgcAATAGTTTTCTCAATAGATcagcccagagccactctggatctgccataaccaatcgctaacgtttggccGTGACgttggcttagcatcgctagcgttagccttagccttAACTCCTTAACCATTAATGGAAAGAGCtgaaaaatctaacttttcctgaaccccgtggggaggagggccacgacatcacggctaccaacacaactcagcaaagattgttcttgctcgggctttaacttctggatattcggcagcgttgccacaacggaccgaatggcttcgctcacatctttctccgccgccattacggaactacaactctaGTGCAcggcctcaacgtcatcgttctcagccacttccctctgttcgctgattggactgcCTCCCCCCTCTCACCCCACGCCCCCATCAGTTGCTTGCACGCGCCACCTggtgctgattggctggaacagTGTTGTTTGGCTTGAGCGCACCATTCTGTTTGTTTAGCATTTACACAGCCAGGGCTGTGTAGGAACACCTAGGGCTGGACAATTAATCAAAACTTGATCGACATCGAAATTACAAAGCTATTATCGACGTATTTTTCCCATGGCGATAATTCCGataatttatttctgtttaaagGCTTactttctccttaaaaacatGCTACTGCGTGTGCAGAGACTGAAATTAACACTCGCCAGTCGCCAAATGCTGGGGCGGGccaacaatcacacacacaaacactggccGTTCACTTTGGACGCCGCAAATTCCCATCTATTCGCGTCTTTGCATTGGCTTTGTGGGAAATGCGAAATGTGGGCGGTGTGAACAcactgttgttgttattgtaagTTATTATATCACTGATATAATTTGTGACAAATGAAGGACTTTATGGAGAATGATCTACTCGCAGGGGATTGCTTCCTGACCTTTGGCGCTGATGCTGCGCAGGTCAGTGATCTTCATGAGGGCTTTGGGGAACATGAGGGGCATGCTGGGCCGCCTTCTGCGGGAGTATATCTTCAGCGCCTCCAGCAGCGGCTCCTGCAGCACCTCCACCTTAGACGGCTCTTCCAGGTCCTGTCGGTCTGTTCAGATAGACAAAAAAAGATGTGATGTGAATGTTTGGCTTGTTAAAGAAATAGCTGATAGCTTTCATGTATCACTTTCCCCCCAAAACCATAACCAAACTATATACTAAGTTTAGGTCGTATTTTCTTCTGACATTCAGTACCTCCAGAGACGAGGCAGATGGCGCTGAGGAGGCCGCTCTCCGTGTCGTCCATCTGCAGTGGCAGCAGCTGGCCGGCGAATGTGAAGACCTGATCTGTCAGCGGTCCGAATCCGGCGTTGTGGATCTGGGTGCGGGTCAGGGTCAGTCCGTCGGAGAACGTCATGGTGTCCTTGTCAGGAGTGTAGCGAGTGCAAATCCTCAAGATCTGgatggaagaagaggaaaaaagaaagacagatttaataaatgtgtatgtgtttaacaGGGGAACAAGTATAGTTAGTAGTAGTATGAAATTGTGGCACATGCTGTTATAATATGGGACAGAAGCAGCtgcagaaagacaaaaaaaatgacatcctGTGTTGGCTCTAATCAAGCTGCACATCATATTTGTACCCAAGTGTGCTCTTGCATCTCtttatattgtacattttatttttgccagAGGTTAATTAAATCAGTGAAAGAACAGCAGGTGGAGTTCAACCTGCTATGCTCCACCCACCACACATCATAGTGAGACACTTTCTCAATCAGCTTGTTTTCAAATCATTTGTATTTTCTCAAGGCTATTATAACCTTGACTGCAGAGAGAGTCAGGCTTTTATACATTCTTCTTGTTAAATAAGTATATTGCGTAATATATTAGAGTATTCTATGAGATGCTTTCCTGTTTTCTGCTCTACACCTGCTTTGATaatttgctgctgctgttttctaaTCATGCAAACCTAAAACTTCCTCCATctgttttcacattaaaagacTGCCTGCGGTTTAGATAGACGAGATCACAAAATCTGTCAAAATGAACCAGCAGAACTAAtcagacttgttttttttcatatattattattgactttagatagataaatagatacatagatagatagtatGCACTTTAAACATGTACATGAATACAATATGCAAAATGTATGTAATTGTGTAGTTATATAACTTAAAAAAGACTTTGCCAGAAGTTACATTGAATATAATTGTAAGCCCAGTAAGAGTCCAGTCGGACCTCGGCAGCCACCCAGTCTGCTGATGTCCACACTGCGACAGAATGGGGATGAGTTCAAAAGTTTGGTTaactttgcccgcccagaaaaTTTGGCTGGCAATGTTGCCAGGCAGGAAGTGACAAATATGAAGACCAAACAACTTGGCAAACAAAACTCCCAGAACACCTCATCAGGGAAAAATGTGTAACTTTTGATCGCACATGGCACTCTCTTGATGGTGTCAGAGAGCGAGAGTAAATGATCAGGCCCTGGTGGTGATGATGAGAGACAGACTTGGCAGTGAACGAAGGAGGGCTGCTCTCTGCCAGCCGAACTGTCAGTTTGTCTTTTTGTACGAGTGTGTAtgagtgtatttgtgtgagtgtgagtcaTGATCCAGAGAAGGTGTGACTCGCAGTAGGAgctgtgtatttatgtacacCTGCATTTAAGTGTAATTTAGGTCACTGAGTTTTTTGAGTTTGAGATGTCTGTTAAGTGTATTTTATCAGATTGTGATTTTGTCTATGGTAAAGACTGGGGGTAGGACTTGAAAAGCCCAGGCTTCTTCCTATCTACctagctaccagtccaccaccgtactttggtccatatggggacttgaaccagcgaccctctgGTTCCTAACCCAACTCCCTAACCCAACTCCCATTAATATATAATTGATTATATATTAATCATTTGAAATAAAGATTTCATTAATTTGTTCAAAATCGTGTGTGGTTGCAGGTAAAATACAACTATTTACAGCTTACTAACTTATTTAAGTCATTATCACAAAGTTCCTACTACAATTTCTTAAAGTCTATGAGAAGTAAAAAGTAATTGCAGGAAACACAGAGCCGTACCAGGATGTCCAGGCAGGCAGTTTTGAGCAGAGTGATCTGGTCGGCGATGGTCAGGCCGGTGAAACCCGGCACTCGCTTGGCGAACTCCACCACCTTGATGATGCACTTGGTGGCGAGCTCGCTGAACTTGTCCCACAGCCCGAGGTCCAGCTGGATCCTGTGGTCTGAGCTGGAGTTCTGGATGGAGGAGAAAAGACGAAGAAGATGTTTGTAGTTAAAGAGATGTTTAGGTTCATGTCTCGGGGAAGATGCAGGATTCAGAAAGCCACATTAACAATGCTAAAAACACATGGTGTGAGTAGAAATGTCCAAACCAACCACCAAAGCATGCTGTTTGCATTGTGTGTTTAAGGTACGCAgatatttcaattcaattggCACTGATAAAGTTACCACACAATGATAATCTAACtttgacaacaacaacagcagccatGATGTTTGCTTTCAAGTCCTTTAGTAAATGGGGACAAAAGCAATTTGAGTGCAATTAAAAACAGAACACAAAcgtcggtactcctgcctgcttctccaaattGGGGGCGTAACAACCGTCGTCTACTGTaagtaatacactgactatgtaCTAAGTACCTCAAttcaaccccacttcaaaatatcaaaactatccctttaagataCCTTTTTGCTACAAATCACATTCaataatcctacatttcccatcagGCTTTAAGCTCAAGGGGAAAAGATCAGCAACTCAACACTTGTTTTGCTTCTCTTTTGTACATTAATAACTCACCTCACAaagcaatgtttaaaaaaataagagaaaTGTGTCAAGTTTTGGGACTATTTAGCCACTATCATGTATAGGTCCTGTTGTATTTTTTCTGCATGCTATCCTTCAACTATCACCCATAAAATACTAAATCAAATGAACCTCTGAGAGGACCgcattgacctttttttttcttgcagattattttctctcTGTAGAGGAGTATTATTTCAACAGTCAGGTCTCAGGTCGTGACTCACTGTGGTGTATTTTCCCAGCTGGCAAAGAGAGGGGAAGGTCTCTCGGTGAGCCCTGCAGATCTTCTCCACTATCAGGCCGAGCTCCGCCGTCAGCTCGTACGTCTCCATGATGGTCATCTTCACCGCCTCCTTCTTCCCCTTCCTCTTGTTTCTGTCGTTTCTCACTGCTGAGGAGAAGAATGTTATAAGAAGGTTATAAAGATCTTTAGGAAATAACTACAAGGGATTCAAACAGTTCAAACAATGGTGCTTGATTTaaaagttaaagtaaaaaaacatttggcatTTTGATGTGGTTCTTTCTTAAATTTTAAGTGTATGTGGTTGATGTTGAAAATACAAGATACCTATTTTTTGTCCACACAATTCagaaaagacaaagacattgttggaaatgatagaaaacagtgATCTGCACAAGAATCTTATTTAACAGTGACAGGGTCTGTAGATGCAAGGAGGAAGGAAATAgtgtatctactgtatatctatatatatatatatatatatatatatatatccaagaTGTGTGCATACATAAATGTCACAATGTAACATTGCTTGACTTAAATTTAAGTCAACGGAGCATAAACAACACTGTGAGCTTTTTGTACCAATGTTTTTCAGACCAGTAGAACACCGCGTCTGTCTCCTAGCAACAGCAGCTCTCAGTCATGTCAGTCAACCCCTGCCAAGTGAAAAACCCACCCAGAGGCTTGAATCTTAGATAAAAGTGAATTGAATCTTAGATACTGTTTCCAAAAACTCCAGCTccagtattattattacttcCTTACATAAAAAGTGAGGAGAATTGAAATGCCAGTTTAACTTTTAGATCCATTTTCttccccatttttttttacagtgacaCTTTTA
This window of the Perca flavescens isolate YP-PL-M2 chromosome 6, PFLA_1.0, whole genome shotgun sequence genome carries:
- the LOC114556893 gene encoding retinoic acid receptor beta isoform X1; the protein is MFDYVEFQAFGPGEIMDLYASTSSPACTLPDQDQDLAAFFPELIEADWQQHRCSQSVGSQSSSSSSDDLFASPASPLPPPRTYKPCFVCQDKSSGYHYGVSACEGCKGFFRRSVQKNMVYTCHRDRNCIINKITRNRCQYCRLQRCFAAGMSKESVRNDRNKRKGKKEAVKMTIMETYELTAELGLIVEKICRAHRETFPSLCQLGKYTTNSSSDHRIQLDLGLWDKFSELATKCIIKVVEFAKRVPGFTGLTIADQITLLKTACLDILILRICTRYTPDKDTMTFSDGLTLTRTQIHNAGFGPLTDQVFTFAGQLLPLQMDDTESGLLSAICLVSGDRQDLEEPSKVEVLQEPLLEALKIYSRRRRPSMPLMFPKALMKITDLRSISAKGAERVVTLKMEIPGSMPPLIEEMLEDLQELEKHSEESRAEASTSQHSHTPPPHST
- the LOC114556893 gene encoding retinoic acid receptor beta isoform X2, translated to MFDYVEFQAFGPGEIMDLYASTSSPACTLPDQDQDLAAFFPELIEADWQQHRCSQSVGSQSSSSSSDDLFASPASPLPPPRTYKPCFVCQDKSSGYHYGVSACEGCKGFFRRSVQKNMVYTCHRDRNCIINKITRNRCQYCRLQRCFAAGMSKELRNDRNKRKGKKEAVKMTIMETYELTAELGLIVEKICRAHRETFPSLCQLGKYTTNSSSDHRIQLDLGLWDKFSELATKCIIKVVEFAKRVPGFTGLTIADQITLLKTACLDILILRICTRYTPDKDTMTFSDGLTLTRTQIHNAGFGPLTDQVFTFAGQLLPLQMDDTESGLLSAICLVSGDRQDLEEPSKVEVLQEPLLEALKIYSRRRRPSMPLMFPKALMKITDLRSISAKGAERVVTLKMEIPGSMPPLIEEMLEDLQELEKHSEESRAEASTSQHSHTPPPHST